The nucleotide window CCCCATCCTCTAACTCTGACAATTGGGGCAGAAATGGCTAGAACGTCCCGTGAGTTTAAGCCGATGGAGGGGACTACCACAGACGCGACAAGGTTGCCCAGCGCGATTGTAAACCCAAGCGACTCCGGCATAGTTCCCATTAACACCGCTGACGTTGAGAAAATTGCTGAAGGTGCTTCCCCCGGCAGCGATCGCCGTTTGCAAAACTTCAATAATCTGGCTATGCAGTCGCTCAATTTCTGCCCCACTCAGGTGAGCACAGAGTTTGGTGGGCAAAATCCCACTCAGGAACAGACTTTCGTCGGCATAAATATTCCCCACCCCCGCCACAATGGTTTGGTCCAGGAGGGCGGTTTTAATCGCTTTTTGACGCTTGTGAAGTTGGCGCGTCAGGTATTCAACCGAAAATTCAGGGGAAAAGGGTTCCGGTCCTAATTTGGCTAATCCGGTGATGATTGAGGGGGTGGGGATATTTGGGGGGACCCACCACATTTGACCGAAGGTGCGTTGATCCACAAATCGCAATTCCCGATCGCCCTCGAAGAATAGGCGCACTCGGGTATGTTTTTGCAAGGGTTCCTCTCGCTGGACCCATAACAGTTGCCCGGTCATTCGCAGATGGACTCCTAAACTGCCTCGGTGAGCCCCATCGGAATCCGGTGATTGGGAGAGTTGCGCCACGAGATATTTACCTCGACGCTGCCAGGAGGCGATCGCGCATCCCTGGACTCCCGCCAAAAAATCTTTAGGTGAAACTGGGTGGCCGATGGTTCGCGTCAGCAAAACATCGCCACCCAGAATACTCGTACCGAGGGTTAATTGATTTAACCCTCGACACACTGTTTCAACTTCAGGAAGTTCCGGCACCCGTTAGCGTGCTTCAGTTCCTTGGTTGGGATCGCCTTCTACGGTACCGCTAGCACCGGCTTCCGGTTTGGCGGTCGTTTTGGTGCCTTTGGGACGGGCGTCGGTCCCGGTTGTGCGAGCAGCAGCCTTGGTTGTGGTGCCACCTTTGCCAGCAGAGGCTTTTCCAGCTTTGGGACCGGCGACTTCTTGGACTTCGTTCATCGCGAAGTTGTTGGTGTTGACTCCGGCATAGTTCACCTTGTCAAAGCGAACAATCACGGGATAGGTGATCCCGCTTTGGTCTACAGTGGCAACGGTGCCAACTTCTTGAAACCAGTACGACTCTTTACGCAGAATGCGAACTTGAGAACCACGTTGAACCATGTGTTTTTTTTTCCTTCTGATGAATTGAACGAAAAGTTTAAGTGGAATTGCTTCTCAGCGTACTACTCTAACGGGATACTCTGGAATGTTGCAATCTTTAAGTTTTATTAACTACTCGATCCAACGGACCCCGATAAAATGGGCGGAACGTCCCCACATATCTTGGGTCGGGGTGATTTCTTCGATGGCCAGATTATAGGGAATGGCGGTGGTGAGGTAGCGTTGAGCTAAAATGCCCAGGTCTGGGGTCACCTGCGAGGCAGCAGTTGCCGCGACTCCTAAACCCAAAAGTTGGGAGATGGGGTCTCGGGGAAGGACCATCGTGATTCCGAAAGCTAACCCGGCGGTGATCAACATTCCCACGGACAGATTGGTGCCACAACGGGGATGAAGGGCGAGGTCCCATTCTCCCCGGGTCAGGCGATCGTGGGCGACATGAACGGCACGACGCAGGTCCAGGAGGTTAACCTGACCATAGAGATAAAATCCGCGATCGGTGGACATCCCCCCCAATCCATCATTATCCAGCGATCGCCCCGGTTGGCTGGTTTCGGGGGCCCTCTCACCGGAGGTTTCGCTCAATACCCAAACGGTGGCGTGTTCCAAGGCATGAACCTGACGCACTGCCAGAGTTTCTTTCAATCCGGGAATAAAGGCGAGTTGTTGCAGCAGTTCGGCATCTCCTGTCGGATGCGGTGCAAAATCAAAGGGAAATGGATTCGCCTGGGAAGAAGTAGCAGTCATGAGGTTAAGTCTCCAAGGAGTTAGGGTGGGTTCAGGCTGAGAAATAGTTGGGTTGATTGGTTTTAATTTAACGAATTTGCCTACCCATTGCCCATCTTGAGGGCGATCGGCTATCCTCACCAAGACGCCGGTATCTGATTCCATCTCAGGGACCAGAAACCGGGTTTCTTGTCAAAATCTGTAGCAATTAACAGCAACTTGGGCCAGAAACCCGGTTTCTCACTCATGCGGTCTTGATGTCTTTGAGGCGATCGATATACTTATCTCCCTTGCAACTAAAATGTGCGACTGAGTGAAAAAGACCTTACCTCACTTATAAATCCAGCTTGGCGATCGCCTCTTTCAAGACGGTCGCCGACTGTTGCAGCAGATTTTCTTCATTAGGCGTCAAAGATAAATCCAACACCCGAGTCACCCCCTCACGATTCACCACCGCAGGCAAACTCAGACAGACATCATTGATGCCATTAACCCCATGAATAAAACTACTCACCGTTAACACCCGGTTTTGATTTCTCAACACCGCTTTCACAATATCCGTCACCCCCAACCCAATGGCATAAGAGGTCGCCCCTTTGCGCTTAATCACCTCATAAGCTGCATTTTTTACCTGGTCAAAAATTCCTTGCAATCGCTCTTGATTCGCTTCAGAACAGTCCTCAATTCCACCACTGCACAGATTCATCCCGGCAATATTCACCTTACTCCAAACCGGAACCTCACTATCCCCATGTTCCCCGATAATATAGGCATGAAAACTGCGCGGATCAATCTGTAATTGATTGGCCAACAAATATCGAAATCGGGCCGTATCCAGAACCGTCCCCGAACCGAAGACTCGGTTACAGGGAAACCCTGATAACTTCAGGGTGACATAAGTCATAATATCCACCGGATTGGTCACCAACAGCAGAATTGCATGAGGACAATATTGGACAATATCCGGAATCAATTTTTTGAAAATCTGCACATTGCGATTCAGCAAATCTAAGCGAGTTTCCCCGGGTTGTTGTTTTGCTCCAGCGGTTATAATGACGATATCTGGGTCATCACTTTCGGCCAAAGTACCAGAACGGATTCCCGTGGGGTCAAGGAAGGGGACACCGTGGAGTAAGTCCATGACTTCCCCCTGGAGTTTTTCTTGGTTGACATCTACCAAGAGCATCTCATCCAGGGTATTTTGGATTAACATGGAATAAGCACAAGCCATTCCCACTTGACCCGCACCAATAATCACGCCTTTGAGGGGACGACGATTGCTTTGGACGGTGCGATCGCGATCGGTAAATTCCGTAAATAACTGTTCAAACATCAAACGATTCCCTATGCTTATATTCACCTGTACTAGGATAAAGGGTAATTCGATATTCTGCAAAATTTTTAGACGGTTGGTTAAAGATTAAGTTAAATTCATCTAATATTTAATCATCCCTTAAACTCCACTCCTTCATAAAGTTCACCCAAAGACACCTCAAAATCAACAGATTTCAACCGGACCCTGGCTGCTTCCCCTTCCCATTCGGTTAACATCCAGTTATGCTCCTCAATTTTATAATATTGCATCACATAAAACCGAGTTTGGTCAATTAACAAATATTCCCGCATTTCCGGTATCGAGCGATAATACATAAATTTATCGCCTTGGTCATAATTTTGCGTAGACTTCGATAAAACCTCCGCAATCAGCAATGGATTCGTGACCGTAGTCGTTCCCGTATCCGTATAAATCGGTTCGCCGCCAATCACCATAACATCGGGATAGGTGTATTGACGATAGCGAGGAATCCACAACCGAATATCACCCATATAAATCCGATAGTTTTGTTTTCTGAGTTTCAGTTTGAGTAAAGCAGCTAAAGTTAACGCTAATTCATTATGATTGGTAGTTCCCCCCGGTATGGGGACAATTTCTCCATCGCGGTACTCGCTTTTATAATCAGATTGTTCTTCTAATTTCCGGTATTCTTCGGGAGTATAATATTTTTTATCGGTTTGAGTGAACATGATTTATGATTTCCCTTGATAAATTCCTAGAATCTGTTATCAAAAAAATACTGTTATTGTAACCGCCAAACCTTGATGCTGTTGTCACCATGATCAGTCCAAACGCCTCCACTGCCACTGACAAGAGTCCGTCCATCGGGACTGATAGCAAGAGATTCAACTGAGTCGGTATGCCCAGTGAGTGTATCAAGCAGTTCCCCGGTTTTTAAATTCCAAATTTTGTAACGAGGGGAACACATCCCAGGATGTGCCAAAAATATAAAATAAGCGATCGCCTGTTTGCAGACCCAACAACCCGGTTAGGGCAACAGTTACGGCACCGAAAAGGACTGAGGATTCGGTTCATCGATACATCCCCCTTGTTCCGTAGCGGTGGGGACGAAATTTGGCAGCACCTGCGGAAGTAACAACTTCTCTGAAATCCACCCAATATTACTCGGACGGACCCCGACAAGGGGTGGCGCGGCTGGTGCTGGCTCCTCGGTTACGGGTTCCGAGGCCCCTTCACCCGGAGAAACCGGACCCGTTGCAGTCCCTGGCGATTCCACCGGGTCTGGGGTCGAGCAAACTTGGACCTGAACCCAGGCATCTGTGTCGCTTGCTGCTGGGGGTTTACCCATCACCAACAGAACACTGCCACTGGGGATAAATCCCAGTTGATTTCCAGGGATAGCCTCCCCTTGCTGCCTCAACAAGATTAACTCCCCATCCTCTGGCCCTTGAGTGGTGAAAGAACGCCTCAGTTGCAGGTACTGGCCAGGTTCGATCGTGGCCCCTTCGGTAATATCCGGAGTCAGGAGGGGGTCGGTATAGGGATCCGTGGGGTTCGAGTATTCCCGGTTTGAATATTCCCGATCCGGCGATCCCCAACGGGTTATTACTGACCCTGCCTGGGTTATTACTAACCCTACACCGCCTAGCAGGAGAATTGCCGCTAAAATTCGCAAAACGGGGGGCGGTTGTGGTTTCGATTGGTGCTGTTGTGCTGGGAATTGTGGTTGGAATTGTGGTTTTGGTAGCAATTTAGTCTGTTGTATTGGGGTCAGTTTTTTCTGTAAATCCCTCAACAGATCCCCTGCGTTTTGATAGCGGTTCTGACTTTCTTTTTGCAGTAAATTGTCAAACACCTGCTGCAATTGTTCACTCAGCGGTTGCAGTAAATGTTCTCGCCAAGAGTCAACCCAACCATAGCCCTGATCCAAAAATAACGCAAAAGGGTCATTGCCCGTTAGTAAATAAAAACAAGTCACGCCCAAACTATATAAATCACTGGCCGGATACGCTTCTCCCCGTTTCATTTGCTCAAAAGGGGAATATCCATTCGTGCCGATTTGCGTTCCTTGCCCTGCCACCACCGTTGATTTTAATTGCTTAGAAGCCCCGAAATCAATTAACACATATTTGCCATCAGATTTGCGCTGCATGATATTCGGGGGTTTGATATCCCGATGAATTACACCCCGTTGATGGATGAATTCCAGAACCGGCAATAATTGCTCTAATAATTCTCTGACTTGAGTTTCTTTCCAGGTTCCCTGCTGGCATTTATGCAAGGGTTCCCCTTCGATATATTGCTGGACTAAATATAAATATCCATCTTGCTCAAAATAGGCATAAAGGGTGGGAATTTGCGGATGTTCTCCCAGTTGTTGCAGTTGTCTTGCTTCTTGTTCAAATAACTCTTTTGCTTTCTGGAGTGCGCTGGTTCCTTGGACTTGGGGGGCGAGTTGTTTAATCACGCACTTTTCGTGCAATTTGTCAATGTCTTCGGCCAGATAAGTTCTCCCAAATCCGCCTTCGTTGGAGAGGAGTTGGCGGGGGTAGTAATGACTTCGCAACACCACCAAAGGATTGCCACAACTTTGGCAGAATTTGATGCCGTCAGGGTTCTGAGGATTCGGGCAACTGGGATTTAGGCAGCAGTGCATACTCGCGCTTTGGGGGAGAAGGAGTGGTTGCGGCGACGAATCGCAGGGGTTTTATTATTATAGGCGGATGCAGTGCCTGGGGGGTCACCTTCTATAACAATCTTAATCTTCTCGGTGATTTTCTGCTGGGGACAGGTTGGGTGACTGCCTTGCTCCTAAATTCGGTTGGGGTGCCAGGTTTTTGTCCATTCTTAAATCCCACTTTTTTAACTCTCCTCATTACTATTTTGACCGGGTAGATCTAACGCGATTAGTAAAGCAGAATTCAGTTTAGCAAGAGTGGCCTCTGAAAGATTGCCGATCCTTCGCAATAAACGAGTTTTTGCCAAGACCCTGACCTGATCTGCTTTCACGATTGAATCTCTCTCTAACCCTCCATCAGGAGCTTTAATTAAAACCTGAGTGGCAAAAACTCGCTTGGATGCATGATAACTGGTACAAGGAACTGCCAACAGAACTGGACTGTGAGTATTAATCGCATCCCGACTGACAATAATCACTGGACGATTCCCCCCTTGTTCAGAACCTTCTACAGGATCCAGACGAGCCAGATATACCTCTCCTCTTTTCATTATTCCGACTCCGCCAATTGCAACGCCTCCCAAGACGCTGTAGCAAATTCAGCCTCCATTTGTAAGACTTCCGCTTGATATTCAGGATCCTGTGCCATCTCTGCAAGTTCTGCATCAATTTCTGCTCGTTTCAATGCCGCTAATTCCCGACGAATCGCCTGCATAATAAATTCATCGCGGCTTTTGGCTTTTCCTTGTTGCACTGCTTTATCCGTTGCTTCTAGCAAATTTGCAGGAAGACGGATTTGTGTTTTAATGGTAGGACTAGACATGGACCTTCCTCCTAAGCTATCTATTTAGTTTAAGTCATTGAACCGAGCAGTGCCCAGGGGAGGGATTAGTAGCGGGCGGTATCCTGAAACAATCGACCGTTTCTCCACTTTCCTAGCGAGCAAGATGTGATGCCTCCGGCACGCTTCGCGAACGCACTCCAAATCTGTAACCCTGAGTCCACCGAATCGATATTTTCAGCATTCTCTCTCCCAAATCTCTCTTTTAAACCCTCGCTACCACGGCAGTTTGTTGTCGATATCGATAATAAGCGGCACAAGCTCCTTCCGATGAAACCATTGGTGCACCGAGGGGATGTTCTGGAGTGCAGCGTTTGCCAAAGGCTGCACAATCATGAGGTTTCTTAACACCTTGCAGGATTAATCCACTCATACAGTCGGGGGATTCTTCGCTTTGAATTCCAGTTAAATCAAATCGATTTTCTGCATTGAATTGAGCATATTTTGGTTTTAAACTTAATCCGCTTTGGGCAATTTCGCCAATGCCTCGCCATTGTCTAGGGACGATTTCAAAGACTTCTTTGAGGATGTTTTGGGCGGGTTGGTTGCCCTCTTTTCTAACGGAACGACTATATTGATTCTCGACTTGTGCTTGTCCGGATTCGAGTTGTTTAATGCACAGATAAATCCCTTGTAAAATATCAACGGGTTCAAATCCGGTGACGATGATGGGGACTTGATATTTGGGGGCGATCGCCTCGTATTCGGTATATCCCATAATGGTGCAAACATGACCCGCCGCTAAAAATCCTTGCACTTTGCGGTGGGGTGCCGATAAAATCGCTTCCATTGCTGGAGGGACTAAAACATGGGACACTAACATGGAAAAGTTCGGGATGTTTTGTTGCGCTGCCTGATAGACTGCCATCGCCGTTGCCGGTGCAGTGGTTTCAAATCCCACGCCGAAAAATACGACTTGTTTATTAGGATTCTCTTGGGCAATTTTTAGGCAATCTACGGGGGAATAAACGATGCGAATATCGCCGCCAGTTGCTTTAATACTGAGCAAGTCTTGAGTGGTGCCAGGAACGCGCAACATATCCCCAAAGGAACAGAAAATGACATCGGGATGGGAGGCAATGGCGATCGCCTGATCAATGAGAGCAATGGGAGTCACGCAAACGGGACAACCGGGACCGTGAATTAAAGTAATGTTATCTGGGAGTAGTTCATCAATGCCAAATTTGACGATCGCATGGGTTTGACCCCCACAAATTTCCATAATCGTCCAGGGACGAGTTGTAATCTGCGCGATCGCCTTGGCGCAATCTTGAGCCGTTGTAGCATCGCGATATTCATCTACAAATTTCATAATTTGTCTTATGTTGTTTGTCTTATGTTGTTTGTCTTATGTCTTTTGTCCTGGGTTGATGGGGAGATGGGGGAGATATTCAATGTCCCGACGTCAGTCGTTATCTTCCCCTGTTCGTAGTAACGACTTGCTGTCGTTACCGCGTTACTTGGCATCCGCCAAGTAACGCCCATGTCAGGCTTAAGCTCCAGGCCCCAATCTGACAGGCTGTAGACCCTCCGATTGCTCGTGTTATGGCATCCGCCATAACACGAGAGAAACGACTGAAGTCGTTACTACGAACCAGGAGGACAGCTTACACACGAGTTACCAGAACGACTCTAATCTCCCTATCCTCCCTACTGTCTAACTCACAGCAGTTGGAGTGGCAGGAACGTTGCTACCGTTGTACTCTACGGAATGTGAGGCATCTCCCACATAAATCCCGAGTGCGCGGGCGGTTTGTACCATGAATCCATTCGGATCAACCGGGGAGGCACAGCGTTTTTCTTGGTGGCACTGTCGGACGAGTTGAATCACTAAGTCTAAGGGTTTGCTTTCGACTTTCCCGCCTTCCCAGACCACTAAGCGGTTATAATGACCTTGTTCGATTAACTCAACCGCTTTGATGCCAAAGGCGGTGGCTAGGATGCGATCGAAGGAGGATGGGGTCCCGCTACGCTGTAAGTGACCTAGAACCGTTACCCGAGTGTCGATTTCGTCTAAACCGCAAAATTCCGGGCGATCGAGGGAACAAAGTTTCTGGCTATAGAGTTTAATCTGTTGCGCGAGATAGTCGCCGATATTGCGATGTTGTCGGCGATCTTCATGTTTGACCCCTTCCGCAACAACCACTAGGGCAAATTTCCGCTTATCCTGACGCAGGGAGGCAATTTTATCGCAGATCTGGGCGATCGCCTTTTCGTCAAGCAGAGGAGTCAGTTCCGGAATTAAAATCACATCGGCACCCCCAGCAATTCCCGCGTGGAGTGCCAAATGTCCCGCATCCCGTCCCATCACTTCCGCTACCATGACTCGTTCATGACTTGCCGCAGTAAAGGTGAGGTTGTACAGCGCTTCGGTAACGGTATCCACAGCAGTCTGGAATCCAACTGCACGTTCCGTAAAGGGGACATCGTTATCGATGGTTTTGGGAACCCCGATCATATTCCAATTGCCTTTGACCGCCAAATCATAGATAATGTCCAAGCTACCATCGCCCCCGATCGCCACCAAGCCATCGAGTTCTAAGCGTTTATAACCTTCTAAAATCTGTTGTGCAACTTCCGGTTTTTCGGTATTCCCTTTGCTCAGACTTCCTAGAACGCTGCCACTGAGAAATTGCAGCACGTCAAGACCCTGTAACAATCCCGGGATATCATACCCATGCTCATTCAATTTCATGTCCTCCGGTTGGCGGGTTCCGTTGGCAACATCGATGAATCCGTCGGTGCCGTAGGGAATGCCATAGACTTCCCATCCCTTGCGGGAGGAGCATTTGACCACCGCTCTAATTACGGCGTTCAGTCCGGGACAGTCCCCGCCACTGGTCAGAATACCAATTCTTTTTTTTGGGTGTGTCATAGTGCGTTTACCTGTTCACTCTCCTAATTTATTCCGAACTCCCTGCCCTTAAAAAGTAACCGCGATCGCTTTTTTATTTTCACTTTATGTTTGCCCTTCAATTTTAGCAAATTGCCCTCGTTTCTTGAGTGAGCTATTACGGGGATTTGAGGCAGAACCTAGGGTGCGGTCTTTCAGTAAAGCAAGGGTCTCTCTTGAGCGAAAAAAGTTGGATCGTGGGGAAGACGCCTGCACTGCACAATCTTTCACCACTTATTTTGATGAGTGCGCCATTGAGGTTAACTCCTTGACCCATCTAGTCTAGGCTGCTTTCCCCCAATATTCCCCTCTTTTATGTGATTTTTTCGCTCTCTTGTAAATTCTATAACAGTTTTTCCGATACCCGCTTAAATACAGATTTTTTTTATAAATTTACGCCAGAGGAATTTTATGCTATGCTTGAAGATCTAGTTTAAAAATGTTGAGAATTCTTGACGATTGTCAAGGGGAAAACACCCCAGGGCCTCACCATCACCGCAATTTACCCCTTTTCTTGTCTCTCCCTAACTCCCGCTCCACTCTCCAAGGCGCGGAAAACTCCCCGGGGCAGCAGCAAGCCTAGCTGATTATATACTATCCCCAGGTGTTCACCCAGGATTTACCTATTGCCTCTATCGGTTGTTAGCCCAATTCGCTTTACCCCCGAGATGATATTTGTTACCCATCCCTCACTTTTGGCCGAGTTCTCTGCGGAAAAATTAACTGAATCCAGGACAATCCAGGACGCTCCCGAGGGTTTCCTTCCGAGGATAGCTCCTTTCCCCCCGATTTCAACTGTTCTGGTACTATAATAAGTCGTTTTGCTCTATTTATTCTCCCTGAGACATGAACCCTATCAATACTCCCCTTACTGAACAACTAGCGGAACTCACGAATCGATTATTTTGGCTGAGTGAGTCGGAGTTTCCCTTCCAGGTTATTACCTGGGATACGAATAGGGTAACCATTGAGCAACTGCTAAAACTCACTTATCACCCGCCAAACACCCCGGTTCAAACCCTCACGATTGATGAATTCTTCGCGCCTGCATTATCAGGAATCGGCAGTTTTAGTTTTCTTTTAGATCAAACCCTCATCGGCAGATATCGGACCCTCTATAATTACCTCACTTATTACTTGCACAATATCAAAGTGTATCAAGTTGGCACCTATCCCCTGTATGTTTATATCATGGGCCTCACTCGCGACGAAAATTTAGCGGGGATCGCTACCCAAGTCATCGAAACTATCCCCCAATCGTCCAGAATTCACCCCTAATAAAGGGAGAAAGGGAGTTAATCTGAAAAATGCATTTCAACTGGATCATTTTAGCGAAGCTCGATTGCTCGCTCTCCTTTAGACAGGCAACAGCTTACAACTTTACAACTCCCCCATCCTCCCCATCTCCCCCATCCTCCCCATCTCCCCGATCCCAATCTATTCCGATCGCTCTTGTTGCAACAACTCCTCTTTAGACTCCCCCCAGTAAGCGCTATAGGTCCAGGTTTCCCGGTTACCGCTGGTTTCTAAAGACCAACGAAAGATGGCTGATTTCGGATTAACTCCGACTTCAATCAGCTTGGCACCCATATAGTATTCCATCTGGCGTTTTTTCAAATCTTTAAATGCTGGGGGTTTTCGACTATCCCAGCTTTGAGACATTTGTGCTTTGGTCGGCCTTGCCATTTTCCTTCTCCGATTCTCTTGTGGTACGGGTATCCTACCCTTAATTTAGAATACCAATCTTTCTATTCTTAGCACGACAACGGGACTGTTTTAAAGCTTACTCAGTTTGGAATCACCCATGCAACCCCTAGTTTTATACAAATTCCCCCTTGGCAACAGCGATCGCCTTACCGCCAACGGATACAGAAATCTCGCCGTTCTCTTTATGCGCCTTCAATAATAACAGCGACGGTCTCCCCATTTCATATCCCTGTTCCACTCGCAAATCAATCCCACCCTCCCCAAAATATCCATACTCCACGAGATATCCCGCCAAGCACCCATTCGCACTCCCAGTTGCCGGGTCCTCGGGTACCCCTAAATAATCCCCAAACATTCGGGCACTGAGATCATTTTCCGGTTTGTTCGTCTCGGGACAAAACAGAAAAATACATTTCGCCTCAGTTCCCTCAATTAATTTAAAATACTTATCTCGATTGACTTTGGCCTTTTTTAATGCTGCATGAGTTTTCAACGGCACAATTAGAAAAGGAATCCCCGTCGAAACCTCTCGAATCGGAAACCGCAAATCCAGATCCCCAACTTCTAAATTTAAAACCTCTGCCACAGGTTCCCCATCAATTGTCTGATGAAACGTCGGCGGTTTTTGCTGCATCCATAAAATATCCAGAGTCTCTTGTTGATAGTGCAAGGTCACTGGAATTTGCCCGATCGCCAGATTCAAATTAACCCGTTCTACCGGCTGTTGAATTATCTCTCGCTGAATAATAAAAGCAGTCCCTAAAGTCGGATGACCGGCAAAAGGTACTTCTTGGGCCGGAGTAAAAATTCTGACATCATATCCCCCTTCTCGTTGGTCCGAGGACAGCACAAAAGTAGTCTCGGAATAATTCATTTCTTTAGCAATTTGCTGCATCTGCTCCCCAGTCAGGCCCTGGGTTCCAGTAAATACAGCCAACTGATTGCCCTGGTATTTTTCTTCTGCGAAAACATCAACAATGTAAAAATTAATCTTGTCCATTTTTGCCTTGGTTGCAGATTTCGTTACAGTTAGCTCTCACCGGGGATCGTAGTCCATTGCGGTCTCTATCTGAGTACCGAATCGATCCCCAGACCCACTTGATCTCTGAGGGAGTTCGAGATATGGTGTTAGGAATTCGCTCAGATGATAAATTTGTTGACCCCTTAATAAAAACGCTTATGCCATTGATGGGACTGGTCTGGATGACCTGCTGTTTGAGCGGGTTGCTTGCATACAGCCCAGGATTAGGGAATGCCTCCATTGCCCTGAAAAATCCGCTGTCGCTCGAAGTTTTATCCGGTTTGAGTCATCGGTGGGACCTTCCTCACCGGCTTGTCCGAGGCGGTAATGCCTCGGGGAAAAAGCACCGCCCTCGGTTGAAATTAAAGGGGGCTTCGGGTGAGCATCGGCTGTTTGCTCACCTGGCTCAAATCAGCGATCGCCCGGGAAAACACAGCCCAGGTGACTCCAGAAACAGGCAAATCTTCACAAAAGCGCTCAACTGGGACAATCGCCTTCAAAAGGGACAATGTACTGTTAATCCACCTGTAATGAATTCTAGTCCCAGTAAAGCTTTGGGACAACAAAATTTTCTCTCAACCCCACCGGACTTGCCGGAAAAAGCCACCCTGATTAGCAGTGGCCCTTCCCAGAAGTCGAAAAAATCCACCCCGGGAATGGGACAACTTTTGTCTAATTTCTTCCCTGAAGACTCTTTAGATGTAAAAACCAAACCCAGTCTGGACTCATCCGTTCAGGTGAAAGCTGTCTCCGTTGCCCCTGGTCCCTCTCGCCCCATGACCCGAGTCAATTGGTGGCAGTCTCGGCATCTCTTTGGATTGGGACAAACGGTTTCCTGGTTTTCGGAGAAAAACCCGAAACAGATCGTTTTCACAAACCCCTCAGAATTTCAAGTTTTGGTTCAGGGATACGAGGTTGCTCAATTACCCGATCGCATCCAAGCCGACTTATTCGCTCACCGGATCCAAGAATGGCTACAGCAGGGCGATCGCGATCCGGCACAACTGACCCCCACCACAGTCAACGGCATTAGAGCCATCCAAGGGGGCGATCGCACCTTATTACTCCTATCCGAGGATGTCGTCGAGTCTATCCCCCATAACCAGGACCTGCTCACCGTGGAATGGACCAATAATCTCCGCAAAGCGTTAGGCGCTGAACCCTTACCCATCGCCGAAGCACAAGCGCAGATGTACGGCTTAGTCGAGACCCCCCGGAAACTTCAGGGAACCGCCTCTTGGTACGGCCCTTATTTTCACGGTCGTCTCACCGCCAACGGCGAAACTTATGACCAAGAGGACATGACAGCAGCACATCCCTCCTTACCCTTCGATACCTATCTCAAAGTCAAAAATCTTCAAAATGGCAACATGATCATCGTTCGGATTAACGATCGCGGACCCTATATTCCCCCCCGTAATTTAGACCTCTCCCTCGGTGCCGCCAGGGTTCTAGGCAGTGAAGAAACCGGCGTTATCTCTTATGAGGCCACATTTATGAAACCCACCCCCTCCAAAGCGAAGTGAGTTGTC belongs to Laspinema palackyanum D2c and includes:
- a CDS encoding type II toxin-antitoxin system PemK/MazF family toxin yields the protein MKRGEVYLARLDPVEGSEQGGNRPVIIVSRDAINTHSPVLLAVPCTSYHASKRVFATQVLIKAPDGGLERDSIVKADQVRVLAKTRLLRRIGNLSEATLAKLNSALLIALDLPGQNSNEES
- a CDS encoding CopG family ribbon-helix-helix protein, with the translated sequence MSSPTIKTQIRLPANLLEATDKAVQQGKAKSRDEFIMQAIRRELAALKRAEIDAELAEMAQDPEYQAEVLQMEAEFATASWEALQLAESE
- the hypD gene encoding hydrogenase formation protein HypD; the protein is MKFVDEYRDATTAQDCAKAIAQITTRPWTIMEICGGQTHAIVKFGIDELLPDNITLIHGPGCPVCVTPIALIDQAIAIASHPDVIFCSFGDMLRVPGTTQDLLSIKATGGDIRIVYSPVDCLKIAQENPNKQVVFFGVGFETTAPATAMAVYQAAQQNIPNFSMLVSHVLVPPAMEAILSAPHRKVQGFLAAGHVCTIMGYTEYEAIAPKYQVPIIVTGFEPVDILQGIYLCIKQLESGQAQVENQYSRSVRKEGNQPAQNILKEVFEIVPRQWRGIGEIAQSGLSLKPKYAQFNAENRFDLTGIQSEESPDCMSGLILQGVKKPHDCAAFGKRCTPEHPLGAPMVSSEGACAAYYRYRQQTAVVARV
- a CDS encoding ATP-dependent 6-phosphofructokinase, which codes for MTHPKKRIGILTSGGDCPGLNAVIRAVVKCSSRKGWEVYGIPYGTDGFIDVANGTRQPEDMKLNEHGYDIPGLLQGLDVLQFLSGSVLGSLSKGNTEKPEVAQQILEGYKRLELDGLVAIGGDGSLDIIYDLAVKGNWNMIGVPKTIDNDVPFTERAVGFQTAVDTVTEALYNLTFTAASHERVMVAEVMGRDAGHLALHAGIAGGADVILIPELTPLLDEKAIAQICDKIASLRQDKRKFALVVVAEGVKHEDRRQHRNIGDYLAQQIKLYSQKLCSLDRPEFCGLDEIDTRVTVLGHLQRSGTPSSFDRILATAFGIKAVELIEQGHYNRLVVWEGGKVESKPLDLVIQLVRQCHQEKRCASPVDPNGFMVQTARALGIYVGDASHSVEYNGSNVPATPTAVS
- a CDS encoding nuclease A inhibitor family protein, producing the protein MNPINTPLTEQLAELTNRLFWLSESEFPFQVITWDTNRVTIEQLLKLTYHPPNTPVQTLTIDEFFAPALSGIGSFSFLLDQTLIGRYRTLYNYLTYYLHNIKVYQVGTYPLYVYIMGLTRDENLAGIATQVIETIPQSSRIHP
- a CDS encoding PhzF family phenazine biosynthesis protein, with the protein product MNFYIVDVFAEEKYQGNQLAVFTGTQGLTGEQMQQIAKEMNYSETTFVLSSDQREGGYDVRIFTPAQEVPFAGHPTLGTAFIIQREIIQQPVERVNLNLAIGQIPVTLHYQQETLDILWMQQKPPTFHQTIDGEPVAEVLNLEVGDLDLRFPIREVSTGIPFLIVPLKTHAALKKAKVNRDKYFKLIEGTEAKCIFLFCPETNKPENDLSARMFGDYLGVPEDPATGSANGCLAGYLVEYGYFGEGGIDLRVEQGYEMGRPSLLLLKAHKENGEISVSVGGKAIAVAKGEFV